The Paenibacillus amylolyticus genome contains the following window.
GTCTCCAGTTCAGGCGCCAGTTCTGCTGCTTGCCCGAGCGCCATCAACAATTGCTCTGCCGCCGAGGCATACAACACTTTCCCTCGGTCCAGATCTCGCTCCGGATGCGCCCAGATAGTCCGCGCAGGCAGCCTGCCAGACTTGGTTCCTGCTCGCTATCCACCCAAAAATCGATGCCCCAGATCGTTTCATGTTCGCCGAGTGGAGGCTCCAGGCGGAGCACCAGCTTCAATTGGCCTTCAGCAGGCGCCATCTCTTCTGCTCCCACGATCGGCATTGACGTTCCACCCACTTCTTGCAGTGTATGAATAAACGCTGTCATATCATCTGTTGGTCCCTGCACCGTCACAGGACGGAACATCGAGATCAGACTGTTCCACCAAAGTTCGGCTACTGGCGAAGATCCGCGTCGATATGGCGTGCGGTAACGGGACAGTTCACTGTCCATACTTTCCAGTTCACTCGTCACTACAGCATGAATCATGCCACTCATGAATGAAAATAATACCGCAGCCCCTGCTTCTTCACGCGTTTCCGGCTCCAATGAAGCATAAGCTCCAGGCGCAGAAAGTCCGATCGGAGGCATCGCTTCAGCAAGATCGCGGAAGCGTTCAATGTCCTCCTCCTGCTGCAAGCGTGGCCGCCATACACCTGTCAATGTTTCTTGCCCGGTCCGTCGCCTTGCTCCGGTCTTTGCTGCGAATTCAGCTGATGGAGCAATGGCTCCCGCAACAGCAGCTCCTGTGTGAACTGCGCCGCTTTGATCCAGTAACGCATCTCTTCTCCAACCTGAATTCCGGCTGCATTGAACAAACGGTCATCCCATTGCAGCAGCAACCTGAAGGCATCCTTGGGCGAGACGGCCAATCCCTCCAATGTACGTCCCAGCAGTTGACGCCGCTTCGTGTTCTTGGCTTCAGCCGTGTTCCTCAGCGGATTCGGCCAGCGCAGCTCCGCAAGACGCAGAGCGGCAGGCTGAACAGACGACCCCCGTCGCCAAAATTCAACCGTCTTACCACGTGGCTCCATGCATCCACACGCGGTTCCGATGTTTCACCGGAAAAACAAAAAATACGTCACCAAGCCATACTCCATACAGCGATTGCATCATTAAAGTCTCCCGTCATCCCTTCGCATTGTTACTCTCCATCATATACGAAAATGACCGGATTTAAAAACCTTTGCCCACAAAAAGTGGTTATTTCGTTGTTTAACAAGACAAAAAAATGTCCCTTCTCCCGAAAAGCGGATGAGGAACATTTGGGTCAATCCAAGGATACTACTGAATATTGAAAGAATTACGGATCGTTACCTTACGATGATCTGATTAAGCTGCCAGCAATACATCCAGGTTCAAGATGCCTGCACGATGATCTTCACAGAACCCGATCTTGTCAAAAATGCCAAGCATGAAACGGCGATGTTCCTCAGCAGGTTCCTCGAAACGATCGTAACTGACGACAGAATCAACCATATCGACGATCAGAGGTACGAATCCTCCTTTGTATGGCACCACAATAATACGTGTGGAAGAGGTGTCCTCCTGATCCGGCATGCCTAACAGTACACGTAGACTCACCACCGAAACAACCTTACCGTATAACGAAGCGAAACCTCTGATCTCCGGACTTCCAAACGGGACCGTTGTCACCTGCACCATTCTGATGATCTCATGAACTTCATCAATTCGTAGTGCAAAGATCTGGTCTCCTACCGAAAAATTAATATATTGCATTCCCTCATCCATAGTTATCCCCATACCCTCTCATTCCGTATAATCAGACTACTTTCGTCTCATTAGATGTTACTTTGGTGTATCGGTTTTTTTCGCTCAAATGTTTAGGCTTCAGATCAATTTTGCCAACTTCGACACTTGTTTTAAAAATGAGCGTAAGTAACCTGACATTCGGTCCATCATGTTATATTCAAAAAGGACCAAACATCGGCAATAAGCTGATCTTTGGTCTCTTTTTTATCCCCATATGTTATGGATCGGTTTCTATGTTTTCAAATACTTGGAACAAAAACGAGTTATTCCTGT
Protein-coding sequences here:
- a CDS encoding chemotaxis protein CheW: MQYINFSVGDQIFALRIDEVHEIIRMVQVTTVPFGSPEIRGFASLYGKVVSVVSLRVLLGMPDQEDTSSTRIIVVPYKGGFVPLIVDMVDSVVSYDRFEEPAEEHRRFMLGIFDKIGFCEDHRAGILNLDVLLAA